The genomic DNA TGGAAACATTGCGAGACGCTATTCTTGAGGTGCGTCAGCAGGCACGACGATCATCTTTTCCACCCACGAAAAGGACGCAGAGCGACTGTGTGACACCGTGTTTATGATTCACAACGGCGATAAGGTCTGGACGGTACGGTGGCTTCAATTCAGGCTCAGTATCCGGCCGATCAGGTGAAGCTGAGGCTTTCGAGCGATTCTGAATTGCCCGGCCAGATGCGAGGTGTGATTTCACGTGAGAAACAGGGGTCGTTTTCTCTGCTGAAGCTGTCGCCCGATGCAAATCTCGACGAATTGCTGCAAACCCTTGTGAATTCCTGTCGCGTTGAACACTTTGAATTGGTGCGACCATCTTTGCATAACATTTTTGTTCGCATCGCGGGGCCTTCCAATGAATAAGATTCTGACAATCGCTCGCCGCGAATATCAGGCAATGGTCGCAACCAAAGCATTCGTTCTGGGGATGGCCATGATGCCCGTCCTGATGCTTGGCGGAATGTGGTTGCCGAAGATGCTGAAAGGGCTGGAGAAATCGCGCGAACGCACGATTGCCGTCATCGACCACAGTGGCGAA from Planctomycetaceae bacterium includes the following:
- a CDS encoding DUF4162 domain-containing protein, which gives rise to MASIQAQYPADQVKLRLSSDSELPGQMRGVISREKQGSFSLLKLSPDANLDELLQTLVNSCRVEHFELVRPSLHNIFVRIAGPSNE